In Phycisphaerae bacterium RAS2, the DNA window TTCTCTGCAAGGACGCGCACGACGACGTGATCCGCTTCGCCCCGCCGCTGGTGATTGAGCAGAAGGAAATCGACTGGGCGATGGAGCGCATCGGCCCGGCGCTGTTGAGCACGAAACCGGTGTAGCCTCGCAGCCATGCTCCCGAAATTACGCACTTGAAATCACGCCCATGCGACCACACGTTCGCATGGGCGTATTTTTTTGACCCCAGCAAACACTTGACAGATGTGCTAACATTGTCGGATGCCCGGTAGGTTGAACCACGCCCCCGGCCTCTCCCACTTCCAGCGGAAGTCCCGCCTTCTCATCGAACGGAGTCAGCCATGAGCAATCAGGACATGCTGGGTTCCCTTGCGCACGCCACGGACGACACCGAGTTCTACACGCCGATGCCGCCGGGCTACAAAGCCGGCAAGACCAAGTACGTCGGCGTATTCGGCACGGTCATGAGCGGGCTGGGCAAGGGCATCTTCGCCAGCAGCCTCGCGAAAGTGCTCAAGGACAAGGGCCTGACCGTCGCGCCGATCAAGCTCGAAGGCTATCTCAATCTCGACTCCGGCACGCTCAATCCATTTCGTCACGGCGAGGTGTTCGTGCTCGACGACGGCATGGAATGCGACATGGACCTTGGCACCTACGAGCGCATGCTCGACCAGGACATGAGCCGGATGAACTTTTCCACCAGCGGGCAGATCTTCAGCGCGGTGCTGGAGAAAGAGCGCCGCGGCGGATACCTCGGTCGCGATGTGCAGATGATCCCCCACGTCACCGGCGAGGTGAAGAGCAAGCTGCGCCAGCTCGCGGTCACGGCCGATGCCGACGTGGTCTTCATCGAGATCGGCGGCACGGTCGGCGACGTCGAGAACGCGTACTTCATCGAAGCGCTGCGGCAACTGGCGTTCGAGGAGGGAGCCGGCAGCACCTGCTGGGTCGCCCTGACGTACGTGATCGAGCCGCCGGCACTGGGCGAGCAGAAGTCCAAGGCGGCCCAGCTGGGCATCAAGCAACTCATGCAGGGCGGTATCCAGCCGCACATCGTGGCCTGTCGCGCCAAGTCTCCGGTGACGCCGAAGGTGCGTGAGAAAATCGCCCTGTATTCCAGCGTTCACGAGGATCGCGTGTTCTCGATGCACGACTGCGAGTCCATTTACGTGATACCGGAGATGGTGCGCGAAGCCGGGTTGGATCGGGCGGTTGTGGAGATCCTCGGCTTGCAGGATCGCCTTCACCCCGAGCTGGAGGCCAAGGCCTGCGGCGTCTGGAGCGAGTTCCTCGGCGGCATCCGCCAGGCAACCGAGCGCGTCACGATCGGCATCGCCGGTAAATATACATCCGTCAGAGACAGCTACGCCTCGGTCATCAAGGCCCTGGAGCATTCCGGCGCCCGATGCCGGACGGCCGTGGACATTCGCTGGATCGACACGTCCACCGTAACCGACGCATCCGTCGCAACCGACCTGGCCAGCCTGGACGGCATCATCGTACCCGCCGGCTTCGGGGCGCGCGGCGCCGAGGGCAAGATCACATGCATCCGGCACGCGCGGACCACCGGCCTGCCCTATCTGGGAATCTGCCTCGGTTTTCAAATGGCTGTGATTGAGTTCGCTCGAGACGTATGCGGGCTGGAGGGCGCGGACTCGACCGAGTTCGATCCCGACTGCCGACATCCCATCATCAGCGTCCTTCCGGAACAAAAGCAGATCGAGGGACTCGGCGGCAACATGCGATTGGGCGGGCAGGACGTGCTGCTGACCCCCGGCTCGCTCGCGTCGCAGCTATACAGCGGTGCGCGCGAAACGCGCCTGCGATTCCGCCATCGGTACGAAGTTGATCCGCGTTACATTGAGCAGTTGGAATCGTCCGGGTTAGTCTTCAGCGGCCGCGCCCCGCACCTGCCGATCATGCAAGTGCTCGAACTGCCCGCGGCGACCCACCCTTACTTCATCGGGACACAATCCCATCCGGAACTGACCAGCCGCCCGCTTCGACCCGATCCGTTCTTTCTCGGATTGGTGCGCGCAGCGATCGCGCGGCGGACC includes these proteins:
- the pyrG gene encoding CTP synthase, which codes for MSNQDMLGSLAHATDDTEFYTPMPPGYKAGKTKYVGVFGTVMSGLGKGIFASSLAKVLKDKGLTVAPIKLEGYLNLDSGTLNPFRHGEVFVLDDGMECDMDLGTYERMLDQDMSRMNFSTSGQIFSAVLEKERRGGYLGRDVQMIPHVTGEVKSKLRQLAVTADADVVFIEIGGTVGDVENAYFIEALRQLAFEEGAGSTCWVALTYVIEPPALGEQKSKAAQLGIKQLMQGGIQPHIVACRAKSPVTPKVREKIALYSSVHEDRVFSMHDCESIYVIPEMVREAGLDRAVVEILGLQDRLHPELEAKACGVWSEFLGGIRQATERVTIGIAGKYTSVRDSYASVIKALEHSGARCRTAVDIRWIDTSTVTDASVATDLASLDGIIVPAGFGARGAEGKITCIRHARTTGLPYLGICLGFQMAVIEFARDVCGLEGADSTEFDPDCRHPIISVLPEQKQIEGLGGNMRLGGQDVLLTPGSLASQLYSGARETRLRFRHRYEVDPRYIEQLESSGLVFSGRAPHLPIMQVLELPAATHPYFIGTQSHPELTSRPLRPDPFFLGLVRAAIARRTAHPSPSEFATGRAN